One window from the genome of Alosa alosa isolate M-15738 ecotype Scorff River chromosome 15, AALO_Geno_1.1, whole genome shotgun sequence encodes:
- the LOC125308222 gene encoding extracellular calcium-sensing receptor-like, which produces MGMPEGPLLSKQGDVIIGGAFSIHSKINQPPMTFMEKPEPITCSSINFREFRFAQTMIFAIEEINNSSSLLPNVSIGYKIYDSCGSTLLSIRLAMALMNGQDLTVGESCTGQSAVHAIIGESESSSSIVLSRTTGPFKIPVISHFATCACLSNRKEFPSFFRTIPSDYYQSRALAKLVKHFGWTWVGTVRSDNDYGNNGMTTFVEAAKREGICIEYSEAIQRTNSHERIASVVEIIRMGTARVLVAFLAQSEMEVLLEEAILQNVTGLQWIGSESWITARHLATRRTARIISGAIGFTIRRSKIPGLKDYLLKVNPLKNISSSILREFWETAFQCQLPEKGNAKSMRLCSGSEDLTELKNPYTDVSELRISNNVYKAVYTVAHAMQNLLECTDGQYPTEGRECILKDSRGPGQVLHYLQDVNFTMPSGEKVYFDQDGNPAARYELVNWQKNAAEDTVFVTVGEYDATLPEGKQFAMNNVNIVWAGNNNSKPSSVCSDSCLPGYRQAVIRGRPVCCFSCVKCAEGEVSSKMDSTECTKCPLEYWSNKDHSGCIQKRMEFLSFTENMGIILTTFSLAGACFTIIVAVVFTCFIDTPLVKASNTELSFLLLFSLTLCFLCSLTFIGQPSDWSCRLRHTAFGITFALCLSCILSKTMTVVMAFKASVPGAGVPQCSLPLQRLSVLCCTLLQVIICALWIALAPPVPYKNMTNFTDKIILECDLGSAVGFWAVLGYIGLLAALCFILAFLARELPDNFNEAKFITFSMLIFCAVWITFIPAYVSSPGKFTVAVEIFAMLASSFGLLFCIFLPKCYIILFKPDKNTKKHVMGKAHMKSL; this is translated from the exons ATGGGGATGCCTGAAGGACCTTTGTTATCAAAACAAGGAGATGTGATCATCGGAGGAGCATTTTCAATTCACAGCAAAATTAACCAACCACCAATGACTTTTATGGAAAAGCCAGAACCTATAACATGTTCTAG CATAAACTTCAGAGAATTCCGCTTTGCACAGACAATGATTTTTGCCATTGAGGAGATAAATAATAGCAGCAGCTTACTTCCAAATGTGTCCATTGGTTATAAAATATATGATAGCTGTGGCTCAACTTTATTGTCGATTAGATTAGCTATGGCTTTAATGAATGGACAAGACCTCACAGTTGGAGAATCATGCACTGGGCAGTCAGCAGTGCATGCAATTATAGGAGAGTCAGAGTCCTCCTCAAGCATAGTACTCTCCAGAACAACTGGACCCTTCAAAATTCCTGTG ATTAGTCATTTTGCTACTTGTGCTTGTCTAAGTAATAGGAAGGAGTTCCCCTCCTTCTTTAGAACCATTCCCAGTGACTACTATCAAAGCAGGGCTCTGGCCAAACTTGTTAAACACTTTGGCTGGACCTGGGTAGGGACTGTGAGAAGTGATAATGACTATGGAAACAATGGTATGACCACATTTGTGGAGGctgcaaagagagagggaatatgTATTGAGTACTCAGAGGCCATTCAGAGGACCAACTCACATGAGAGGATCGCCAGTGTGGTGGAGATCATAAGAATGGGCACAGCTCGTGTATTGGTGGCCTTTCTGGCACAGAGTGAGATGGAGGTGCTGCTGGAAGAGGCCATTCTTCAAAATGTCACTGGACTGCAGTGGATAGGAAGTGAGTCCTGGATCACAGCTAGGCACCTGGCCACTCGAAGGACAGCTAGGATCATTAGTGGAGCCATTGGCTTTACAATAAGAAGGTCAAAAATCCCTGGGCTGAAGGATTACCTCTTGAAAGTGAATCCACTCAAAAACATTTCCAGCTCCATTCTGAGGGAGTTCTGGGAGACAGCATTCCAGTGCCAGTTGCCTGAAAAAGGCAATGCAAAAAGTATGAGGCTATGTTCAGGTTCTGAAGACCTGACAGAGCTTAAAAACCCCTACACTGATGTGTCAGAGCTTAGGATCTCCAATAATGTGTATAAAGCAGTATACACAGTGGCTCATGCAATGCAGAACCTTTTGGAATGCACAGATGGTCAATATCCTACAGAGGGCAGAGAGTGTATTCTCAAAGACAGTAGAGGGCCAGGTCAG GTATTACATTATTTACAAGATGTCAATTTTACAATGCCCTCTGGAGAGAAGGTTTACTTCGATCAAGATGGAAATCCGGCAGCAAGATATGAGTTGGTAAACTGGCAGAAAAATGCAGCAGAAGACACTGTGTTTGTAACTGTCGGGGAATACGATGCCACGCTACCAGAAGGCAAGCAATTTGCCATGAACAATGTCAATATTGTTTGGGCTGGCAACAACAATTCA AAACCAAGCTCTGTGTGCAGTGATAGCTGCCTCCCAGGCTATCGCCAGGCTGTGATCAGAGGGAGGCCTGTGTGCTGTTTCTCCTGTGTGAAGTGTGCTGAAGGGGAGGTCAGCAGTAAGATGG ATTCTACAGAATGCACAAAGTGTCCTCTGGAGTACTGGTCAAATAAAGACCACAGCGGCTGCATTCAAAAGCGCATGGAGTTCCTCTCTTTCACTGAAAACATGGGAATCATCTTGACTACTTTTTCTCTGGCAGGAGCCTGCTTTACAATTATAGTGGCAGTTGTGTTCACCTGTTTCATTGACACACCCCTGGTTAAAGCTAGCAACACAGAGCTCAGTTTTCTGCTCCTGttttctctcaccctctgcTTCCTTTGTTCTCTCACATTCATTGGCCAGCCCTCTGACTGGTCCTGCAGACTGAGGCACACAGCGTTTGGGATCACCtttgctctctgtctgtcctgcaTCCTTTCCAAGACTATGACAGTGGTCATGGCTTTTAAAGCCTCAGTACCAGGTGCTGGGGTTCCTCAGTGTTCATTGCCCTTGCAGAGACTGAGTGTATTATGCTGTACACTTCTACAAGTGATCATATGCGCCCTATGGATAGCACTTGCTCCTCCAGTACCATACAAAAATATGACTAACTTCACTGATAAAATCATTCTGGAATGTGATCTTGGATCAGCAGTGGGTTTCTGGGCTGTGCTAGGATACATTGGACTTCTTGCTGCCTTATGTTTCATACTGGCTTTTTTGGCTCGAGAGTTGCCAGATAACTTTAATGAAGCCAAATTCATCACATTCAGTATGCTGATATTCTGTGCAGTCTGGATCACTTTTATTCCTGCTTATGTCAGCTCTCCTGGAAAGTTTACTGTGGCTGTGGAGATATTTGCTATGTTAGCATCTAGTTTTGGCCTCCTTTTCTGCATATTTCTTCCTAAATGTTACATAATATTATTTAAACCAGATaaaaacacaaagaaacatGTGATGGGTAAAGCACACATGAAGTCACTGTAA